aagaaagaccTTGCGGGGCACAACCAGAACTACATGGATCGCTGTCGATCTTCTAAATCTAAGCAACATCCTATTCATCGTATCTGAAAAGTAATTGATTTGAAATCTATATCTAGTGTCTATTTTCATTGTCATATCGTCGCGTCAATCTCGTCCACAATCGTAACCTTGATGCTAGGCTGGTCTCGGTTTGCACATAACTCCAGCGCCTCGTGCGCTCGTTCCAGCGGAAATGTATGCGATACCAGGGGCTTCAAGTCTAGGAGCCCACCTGCCAGACAGGCGATCGCGGGTGGCCACGTATCGCGGTAGCGGTTAATGAACTTGAGATCGATCTCCGCGAGCGAGAGGTGCATGAAGGGAAGGTTATTCATAACAGCTTTGCCGACAccaataacaacaacaactccACCCCGGCGCGCTGTGAAGGCCGCTGTAACCACGCTGCTTTCGACTCCCGTACATTCTAGAACCCGGTCGGGGGCGCTGTACTCATCAGGCCCGAAGAGCGCGCGGATGGCTTTGGCGTTACCCTCCGAGTCCAGTGTTGGGTTTATCTGGTATGTTGTGGTGGCGGGAATGTACTCCTTCGCGAAGGCGAGGCGGCTCTCGTCGATGTCTGTGATGACGACTGGGTGGGCGCCAGATGCgcgtgctgctgctgctgcgatgAGACCTATGGGTCCGGCGCCGCAGACGACGACGCCACGGCCGAGTTCGATGTGTGCGACTTGGATACCGCGCATGACCACGCTCAAGGGTTCGAGGAGGGCGCCGTCAAGGTAGGACAGGTTAGATGGGAGTCTGATGATTGTCAGCAATTGGTCTCTGTCACTGGAAAAGGGGCATGGGAAGGCGCATACTTGTGTATCCACTTGGCGGGATGGACTTTGTAGCGCTGGATTGTTCCTGCGTAAGGGTAGACACCGGCGAACTGGACGTCCT
This sequence is a window from Aspergillus puulaauensis MK2 DNA, chromosome 6, nearly complete sequence. Protein-coding genes within it:
- a CDS encoding putative alcohol dehydrogenase (COG:Q;~EggNog:ENOG410PJR0;~InterPro:IPR013154,IPR013149,IPR002328,IPR036291, IPR011032;~PFAM:PF00107,PF08240;~go_function: GO:0008270 - zinc ion binding [Evidence IEA];~go_function: GO:0016491 - oxidoreductase activity [Evidence IEA];~go_process: GO:0055114 - oxidation-reduction process [Evidence IEA]), whose amino-acid sequence is MSFLPNPSLQVTADHQIKLVEAPVHAPGKGEVLLHIKATGVCGSDLHFWKTGRIGELVFHGDCIIGHEAAGVVLKCGEGVTHVQPGDRVAIEPGVPCENCFLCDDGRYNLCEDVQFAGVYPYAGTIQRYKVHPAKWIHKLPSNLSYLDGALLEPLSVVMRGIQVAHIELGRGVVVCGAGPIGLIAAAAARASGAHPVVITDIDESRLAFAKEYIPATTTYQINPTLDSEGNAKAIRALFGPDEYSAPDRVLECTGVESSVVTAAFTARRGGVVVVIGVGKAVMNNLPFMHLSLAEIDLKFINRYRDTWPPAIACLAGGLLDLKPLVSHTFPLERAHEALELCANRDQPSIKVTIVDEIDATI